The genomic interval CCCATTTCAAAACACCTCCAATTTTTATTGTTGCCAATGACTGAAAATCCAATCATAGTATTTTAAATTAATTTGTTGATGAATATTATTAGTGAAAAGGAGGATTTTTTAGTAAAATAGAAATTAGATACAATATGAATATTTTAAAATGAACAGGAGATAATGTTAGTAGTAGTTTCATTTAAAAATCTTTTGCTGAAATTGATAAAAGTAGCATATTAGTGGTATATACATTAGTAAGCACTGCTTAAACGAAAGGGGGATTTTCAAGTGGTTCGCAATAAGGCTTTCCTTCTGGCTTATGCAATTATCGGCCTTGCCATTATTGGTGTCATCGCACAGTTATTCACTAACACCATTTCCTTTCTAATGAGTGTACTGATGATGATTGGCTTTGCTGTTGCTTTTTTTGCGTTAATCTATTTTTTCTTTTTGCGGAGAGGTAATTCTTCCAATGACGCGAAAAAATATAGACAGGCCGTGAAACAATCCAAATCGAAATACAACCCTAAACAATCAAACCCAAACCATACCGCTTCCCAACGTCCACAGAAAGCTGGAACAAAAAAGAAGCGGAACAAACGTGCATCCCACTTAAAAGTAATCGACGGCAATAAATCCAAACGAAAAAACCGGGCCAGTTTCTGATAACTGGGCCGGTTTTAATTTGGCCAATGTCTTAAGAACGCATCAGCCTGCTCTTCACCTACGCTTATTAACTGTTCCTTTAATTTATCGGAAAGGGTAAAGTCGGTAGCAGAGACATGATTGACTGGAATAAATATAATGTGGTGTTCATCTGACTTCGAGACGTACCGGGCATCATGAGCATGCAACATTGTGCGAAAAAGTGCATGAAACATATCAAGGCCGTTTCTAATCTCATGCGGTTCAGCTTGTGCAGGATAACCGCTCAACTTCACACCCAACACAGGGCGTGTGGATCGCTTTCTTCCATCTTCAAACACCCATAATGGAAAATTACTTAATAATCCACCATCAACCATCAGACTCTTTTGCTTTTTTCTTCCACGTACTTTTTCTGGCATAAAAAAATATGGGAAACCAGCACTCATGCGTACTGCTTTAGCAACTGGAAAGCCGTTTGGGTTTATACCATATACCCGCTCCAAATCATCTGGTATAACGACCAATTTCCCAAGTGAAATGTCACTGACAACTACTTTTAAATAACCCGGTTGTAAATCACTAAAGGTGTAGACGCCTTTTTTCGCCAATTGTTTATACATCCAATGTTCTAGTTTTTTCCCTTTATATAAGCCAAGCCGAAAATAGAGATTGAGCCATTTGGAAAACGGTATAAAATCCGTCCACTTTGGCGAATCAAGAAACTCTTGCACATCAAGTTCCTGCATTAGCCGCTCTAATTCATCGGCGCTGAATCCAGCTGATAGAAGCGAGGCCATCATAGCACCGGCTGATGAACCTGCCACCCGTTCAAACGTATGATTATATGCGGAAATCTGACGTATGGCGCCTAGAAGGGCATATGCCTTCACACCGCCTCCGGAAAACACACCATCAATTTTCATTTTGCCATCCGCCGCCCTTTATAGAAATCCAGTTTAACAAGGTTTTTTCACTTGTTACTTTATATATAGGCATGCATTCGGCAAAATAGAACAAACCATCGCTATTTCAAGTGCTATACGTCACTTTTTTCTATAGCCTGGCGCAGATTTTCAACACGGATGCTGTCTTCTTTGAAATACTGCACAAGATCACCTATTCTGTCAATGGCATTCCAGCTGAGATGGTGCTCAATACCCTCGACGTCTCCATATATTTTTTCACTGTCCACACCGATAACCTCAAGAAATTCCTCAAGCAGTTCATGGCGGTAAACAAGCCGTTCACCAAGTTTTTTGCCTTTAGCTGTTAGAATAAATCCCCGGTATTTCTCATAGTTCAAATACCCATCCTTATCAAGCTTTTGTACCATTTTCGTAACAGATGATGGGTGAACTTCTAATGCTTCTGCTATATCGGACACGCGGGCATATCCTTTTGATTCCATTAAATTGTGAATCAATTCAATATAATCTTCCATGCTCGGAGTAGGCATTGTATCACTCAATTCATAGGAATAATTTTTAGATAATGCAACATTGTTTCTATCCTAATCATACACGATTTGCGGGGTTTAGACAAGTTATTGCAGAACAAAGGCGCAAGCGCCCTTGCAGGCTAAGAACGCGACGTCCTGTATGTCGGAACTGGACGTGGCGAATTTGGTACCTCAGTTGCCCACAGCAATCCAAATCAACAATTACCTAGATAAAAACAAAAAGAGGAACCGATGAATTACTGTCCCGGTTCCCCCTTTACATCCTATAATCCACATTTCAGCTGGGCACCACAGCTAGTACAAGTATTGCATCCGCCAATTTCTTCAATAGTCCCACTCCTGCACACTGGACAAGTATCACCAACTTCAGATCCAAAGGTGACATTGGTTTTGTCCAATTCCTGGATGGTATCCATCAGTACTACTTTAGGCTTTTCATCTTCAAAAAGTTCGGTTTGTTCGCTTGCTGTATTTTCTTCCGCTTTAAGTGTTAGCACCTGCGTGTCACGGCTTCCATCGACATATACCGTTCCACCTTTGGCCCCACCATGATATAAACGTCGGTAGACACTCTCCACTTGGTCAACCGTATAACCTTTTGGTGCATTAACCGTTTTAGAAATAGAACTATCCACCCAGTGCTGGATAACACACTGCGTATCCGCATGTGCCTCCGGGGAAAGATCCATTGCCGATATAAACCAGTCAGGCAAATCATTAGGATCCTGTTCAGGATGATTGTCCAAGTATTCCTGAACTATATCAGCTTTGACTTCGATAAACTTTCCTAATCGTCCGCTTCTGTAATAGGAAAATGAAAAATATGGTTCCAGTCCAGTACTTACTCCTGCCATTGTACCGGTGCTTCCAGTCGGTGCCACTGTAAGCAAGTGTGAATTGCGGATTCCATTTTTACGGACACCTTCCCTAATATCATCGGGCATTTTTTGCATGTAGCCAGTATTAACAAACGCTTCCCTTAAGTCTTGTGTCTCCTGTTCCGTATCTCCTACAAGGAACGGAAAGCTACCCTTCTCTTTGGCCAGTTCAATGGACTCACGGTATGCAGTTGTCGCTATTGTTTCAAAAATGCTATCAGCGAGTTTATTTCCTTCTGCTGATCCGTATTTCGTTTCACAATAAATCATTAAATCATGCAGCCCCATGACACCAAGACCTACACGCCGTTCACCAAGTGCCTGCTTCTTATTTTCTTCCAGAAAGTATGGGGTTGCATCGATTACGTTATCCTGCATCCGCACACCGGTCCTTACCGTTTGTCTTAATTTCTCATAATCAACCGTTTTTGTATTCTTATCCGCCATTTCCGCTAAGTTAACTGCTGCAAGGTTGCAAACGGAATAAGGTGCAAGCGGTTGTTCTCCACACGGGTTTGTCGCCACCACCTGATCGCCATATGCCTGTGCGTTTGTCATTTCATTGGATTATCAATAAAGAAAATACCCGGTTCGGCAGAATATGTTGCACAAATATTAATCAAATTCCATAATTCTTTCGCTTTTATCCGCCGATAGACACGAACTCCATACCCCATTGCTTCCCATTCACGGACATCCCCAACTTCATGCCATTTTTCATTATAAGCACGCATCTCTTCTTCCGTGTAATTTTCAACATCCGGAAAGCGGAGTTCATGGTAATCGTCATTCTCTACGGCTTTCATAAAGTCTTTCGTTATACAGACGGAAATATTGGCTCCTGTCAGGAACTCAGGGTTATGAACCGTATATGTCCCACCGGTCAGCAGCTTTTCTTCCGCCTCACGGATAGCGGCCTGTGTAAAACCGCCTTGACCTGGCATGGACCGGTAGTTGACGATACCCTGATACAAATCAGTTTCGGTCTCGGTCAAAGGTGTGAATTTCAACTTCTCCTGAGCCAATTTCTTTATATGTTCATCTTCTGTATTCTCAATTAGATACCGTAAAATTCTTGGATTCTGCATTTTTGAAATGATGAATTCAAGAATGTCGGGATGTGAATCAACAAGCATAATCATTTGTGCCAATTGGTTACACTGGTTCGTTACACCAGCTCTCCGGATCACTCCGAAGTTCAGACCATATCTTACACACTTAGTCATACCATGTGTCCCCGCGCTTCGGAATCACTTGATCCCTACTCTACTTGCTGCGTTTTCACGCGCTTTCGATGGCCGTTGAACCTTCTTCTAAACGAAGCTTGGCTGCTGATTGTCTTTGTCCACTTGCTGTTTTTACGCATTCACGTTTACCGTTTCCGGTTACGTTGTAGCCAGCAAGTCATAAAAGAGTTCCCAGCAATTCACGGGGTTTTTTTATAGACGAGGCACTTGTTTACCACGTCTTGAACCACCTTGCTCCACGAGATGTGTCAATTTGGCAATATCATCAAGCCATGATACGGAACCTGATGATTTTCCGTTCACACCTCTTGCCAATGTATTCCGTGGTCTAAGTGTCGATCCATTGGTGCCGACACCGCCACCTCTTGACATAATTTCCATTACCTGCTTGCGATGATCCGAAATTCCTTCACGGGAATCACTGATGAAAGGCATCACATAGCAGTTGAAATAAGTGACATCTGTATCAGATCCGGCACCATAAAGAACACGTCCAGCAGGAATAAAGTTCATGCTCTTTAATTCCTTGTTGAATTGTTCAAACCATTCATCCCGATTAGATTTCGTTGACTCGACTTGTGCCAAGCCTGTTGCATTTCGTTTGGCAATTTGTTCATAATAAATTTCAAGCGGCTTATCAATCACATCAAGTGAACGCCTGATAATCCCTGTGGAAGCTTCCTCTTCATCGTTAAGAACTGATAAAAACTCAGACTCTATTTGAATGGATGCTTCCTTGTTACTCCAATCGATAGATTTAATAAATCCAAACCCACGCGCAGGGAATTTAGGGTCGGGCTTCACTGTTAGAACAACGAAATCCCCGGTTTTAAGTGTCTGTTTACTAGTATCTTTGAATGCATATCGGTCAAGCATAACTAGCCTGGAAACACCTTTATGGGTCCGTTTCATATCTGCTGTTATCGGATGTACTTGCGGAAACAGCTTTATATCGTCATTTAATGATTGCACATCGATGGTCAGTTGCTTTTCGACAGCGGTCGACATAACGGGATCACTCCTTTATATGATTGTCCGGCATGGAAGTTCCGCCATGCTGTTACTATTAACGTATCATACTCTACCAAAAAAGCCAATATGTAGTATAATTATTTTCTAGTGAATACAATATATAGAAAAAAGAACAAAAATAACGCCATTTGTCAATCACACTAAGGAATAATTATATCAAGATAACGAAAGCATAAGCAAGCTAATCACGAAAAAAACAATTTTTAAAAGGATTTTCGGATATGAATTGTACGAGTGTTTTCAACGGTATTCCGCGTTTTTCGCCAATGCTGCTGTTCCGTTTCATACGGTTCGTCATTGTAACTTCTACCAGTCTAAAATGATCTAGAGGTACCAGTGATTTGCAACCGAAAAAAATTCTTTGAAAAATGCAGGCATACACCATATAATAGAATAGATAGTAATGAGAATGACGGGGGATTAATAATGGAGTTTTTAATTATAATAGCAGTAGCACTTCTAGCTTTTGGCATGTTTCGGTTTTTCAGACAGAGAAGCTTTCTGAAGACCTTAACCGAAGATCAGTTCCGTGAAGGCTACCGGAAGGCACAGCTTATTGATGTACGAGAACCGAACGAATTTAAAAAAGGCCACATACTTGGCGCACGGAACATTCCATTAACTCAATTGAAACAGCGACTTGTCGAACTTCGTAAAGATAAACCGGTCTATCTTTATTGCCAGAGCGGTTCAAGATCGGCAAGAGCAGCACAACTCCTTCATAAAAAGGGTTATGAGGATTTAAATCAGCTTAAAGGCGGCTTTAAAAAATGGACAGGAAAAGTGAAATAACAAATCCTAAAGTATTCCAGCCGACCTCCTGGCAATAGACTAGGACAACCCGCTAGGTAACCATTCCTTACAAAATTAAAAACGATTGGGCGGATTTTTCTACCGTCCAATCGTTTTTGTTTGGAAATAGCCGTAGTTTGTATATCTGTATCAGTTTGAGTGGCGCAATATTGGCTTCCGGGCCGCTGTCGTTTCATCCATTCTTTTAACTGGTGTAAGATGCGGCGCCTCTTGAACAATTTCCGGATCGTTTTGTGCTTCCTCGGAAATAGCAAGCATCGCATCGATAAAGCTATCCAGCATTTCTTTTGATTCCGTTTCCGTCGGTTCTGTCATCATCGCCTCTTCTACGTTGAGCGGGAAATAGATTGTCGGCGGATGGTAGCCATAATCGAGCAGCCGTTTGGCAATATCCAGCGTGCGCACACCTAGTTTTTTCTGGTTTTTACCAGACATGACGAATTCATGCTTACAATGCTGCGGATACGGCATGACATATTCCTTTTCCAGTCTGCGCATCAGGTAATTTGCATTCAGCACAGCATATTCACTAACTTTTTTAAGACCTTCCGCCCCCATTGTCCTAATATAGGTATAGGCACGCAAATTAATACCGAAATTTCCATAATATGGTTTTACTCTGCCAATGGATGAAGGGCGATCATCATCAAACATATACTGATTGTCTTTTTTGACAAGCAGTGGCTTTGGCAAGTATGGTGCAAGTTCGCTTGTGACCCCAACTGGACCTGAACCGGGTCCTCCACCGCCGTGCGGACCAGTGAACGTCTTGTGCAGATTCAAATGAACGACATCAAAGCCCATATCTCCAGGCCTTGCATAGCCCATGATGGCATTCAGATTGGCCCCATCATAATATAATCTTCCACCTGCACCATGCACGATCTCAGCCATTTCAAGAATTTCGGTTTCGAACAGACCAAGCGTATTAGGGTTGGTCAGCATTAGTGCAGCCGTCTCCTCATTGACAACGCGCTTCAAATCATCCAGGTCAACCAGGCCCTGATCATTCGATTTAACTGTAACAGCGTCAAAACCGGCTACTGTCACGGAAGCCGGGTTTGTGCCATGAGCTGAATCCGGCACAATAACCTTCGTCCGATTATAGTCACCATTAGCCTCATGAAAAGCCCTAATCATTAGCAAACCAGTCCATTCTCCCTGTGCTCCTGCTGCTGGCTGCAGGGAAACTTCATGCATACCCGTTAGCTCCGCCAAGGATGTCTGCAAATCGTACATCATTTCCATTGCACCCTGCACGGTTTTCGGGTCTTGATATGGGTGAATTTGACTAAAGCCGTCAAGCCTTGCCACATCTTCGTTAATTTTCGGATTATATTTCATTGTACAGGACCCAAGTGGATAGAAACCTGAGTCAACCCCATAATTCCGTTGGGACAGCCCCGTATAATGTCGCATGATTTCCAGCTCGCTTACCTCGGGTAAATCCGGGGCTTCAGCGCGAATGTAAGCATCATCAAATTCACTGTCCAAGTCTGTTTCCGGTACATCCAGCTCTGGTAGACTATAACTTGTTCTGCCTTCCCTACCGCGTTCAAAAATCAATGGAAAGTCTTTATTTGCCATAAATATCCCCCAATTCTCTTAC from Lentibacillus cibarius carries:
- a CDS encoding SA1362 family protein, with the protein product MVRNKAFLLAYAIIGLAIIGVIAQLFTNTISFLMSVLMMIGFAVAFFALIYFFFLRRGNSSNDAKKYRQAVKQSKSKYNPKQSNPNHTASQRPQKAGTKKKRNKRASHLKVIDGNKSKRKNRASF
- a CDS encoding patatin-like phospholipase family protein, whose product is MKIDGVFSGGGVKAYALLGAIRQISAYNHTFERVAGSSAGAMMASLLSAGFSADELERLMQELDVQEFLDSPKWTDFIPFSKWLNLYFRLGLYKGKKLEHWMYKQLAKKGVYTFSDLQPGYLKVVVSDISLGKLVVIPDDLERVYGINPNGFPVAKAVRMSAGFPYFFMPEKVRGRKKQKSLMVDGGLLSNFPLWVFEDGRKRSTRPVLGVKLSGYPAQAEPHEIRNGLDMFHALFRTMLHAHDARYVSKSDEHHIIFIPVNHVSATDFTLSDKLKEQLISVGEEQADAFLRHWPN
- the mntR gene encoding transcriptional regulator MntR: MPTPSMEDYIELIHNLMESKGYARVSDIAEALEVHPSSVTKMVQKLDKDGYLNYEKYRGFILTAKGKKLGERLVYRHELLEEFLEVIGVDSEKIYGDVEGIEHHLSWNAIDRIGDLVQYFKEDSIRVENLRQAIEKSDV
- a CDS encoding rhodanese-like domain-containing protein, encoding MEFLIIIAVALLAFGMFRFFRQRSFLKTLTEDQFREGYRKAQLIDVREPNEFKKGHILGARNIPLTQLKQRLVELRKDKPVYLYCQSGSRSARAAQLLHKKGYEDLNQLKGGFKKWTGKVK
- the gcvPB gene encoding aminomethyl-transferring glycine dehydrogenase subunit GcvPB: MANKDFPLIFERGREGRTSYSLPELDVPETDLDSEFDDAYIRAEAPDLPEVSELEIMRHYTGLSQRNYGVDSGFYPLGSCTMKYNPKINEDVARLDGFSQIHPYQDPKTVQGAMEMMYDLQTSLAELTGMHEVSLQPAAGAQGEWTGLLMIRAFHEANGDYNRTKVIVPDSAHGTNPASVTVAGFDAVTVKSNDQGLVDLDDLKRVVNEETAALMLTNPNTLGLFETEILEMAEIVHGAGGRLYYDGANLNAIMGYARPGDMGFDVVHLNLHKTFTGPHGGGGPGSGPVGVTSELAPYLPKPLLVKKDNQYMFDDDRPSSIGRVKPYYGNFGINLRAYTYIRTMGAEGLKKVSEYAVLNANYLMRRLEKEYVMPYPQHCKHEFVMSGKNQKKLGVRTLDIAKRLLDYGYHPPTIYFPLNVEEAMMTEPTETESKEMLDSFIDAMLAISEEAQNDPEIVQEAPHLTPVKRMDETTAARKPILRHSN